One Parasphingorhabdus cellanae genomic region harbors:
- a CDS encoding polysaccharide biosynthesis protein has product MKDIIDGKVSFNDIRELDIEDLLGREAASPNELLFGRTIVGKTVMVTGAGGSIGSELCGQITKSGARQLILSELSDFSL; this is encoded by the coding sequence ATGAAAGACATCATCGACGGTAAAGTGTCATTCAACGATATCCGTGAGCTGGATATCGAGGACTTGCTTGGCCGCGAAGCAGCCTCGCCGAATGAACTGCTGTTCGGCCGGACAATAGTTGGCAAGACGGTGATGGTGACCGGAGCGGGAGGTTCTATTGGTAGCGAACTTTGCGGGCAAATTACAAAATCCGGGGCACGCCAACTCATATTGTCCGAGCTGTCAGATTTTTCACTCTAA
- a CDS encoding conjugal transfer protein TraD gives MRDRHVSHRSGNPAASRTDLFYSVFITRADKLDADMLAGVLLAAAQSKDTGRQEAWRRKRRVRFLQPLPQGGS, from the coding sequence GTGCGGGACCGGCACGTATCACACCGTTCCGGCAACCCTGCAGCGTCGCGCACAGACTTGTTCTATAGTGTCTTCATCACACGCGCCGACAAGCTGGATGCGGACATGCTGGCGGGCGTATTGCTCGCCGCCGCGCAAAGCAAAGATACCGGTCGGCAGGAAGCGTGGCGCAGAAAAAGGCGCGTGCGTTTTTTACAGCCCCTCCCGCAGGGTGGCTCGTAA
- a CDS encoding O-antigen ligase family protein, with protein sequence MKISKRTLKTFMEKLSAPEIRFYAFMIFFAIVFFTGGGARDDIQSLLMLRPLAVLFCAYALAVKIPGQWRERLFPIYIACSLLALMVFQLIPLPPSIWTGLPGRQIFSDIANIAGIEQPWRPLSLSPSRTLNSLFSLAVPIAAMMLYLNLDNEYRKRAIPVIIILCAVSGLWAVFQMVGPSRGPLYLYRITNFGSGVGLFANRNHQAVVLSCAIVMLGWYAASQKPNAKLAVLKLYASIATMLVFIPLIFVTGSRAGLLLMVPSLLFALFFIYFGRYNSRNARRQNRPRNRKQRFVSPRQVILFVSGSAIIGFAALSVIFSRSLAYDRLFNSGGINELRIQVLPTLITMIRDYMPWGSGFGSFEHVYKIYEPLKLLNPSYFNQAHNDWLQYPIEGGAAAVLIAVLGGCWFLIRLTQLAKNWRFSRHEKYAAIMCISIMLFLLAASIGDYPLRVPSVIALFAVLACIFNDSVRAVQLSEMRQLQ encoded by the coding sequence ATGAAAATCTCAAAAAGAACTCTGAAAACGTTTATGGAAAAACTGTCTGCACCAGAGATTCGTTTCTATGCGTTTATGATATTCTTTGCCATAGTGTTTTTTACTGGCGGCGGTGCGCGGGATGACATCCAGTCGTTGCTTATGCTCCGGCCGCTCGCTGTTCTATTTTGTGCCTACGCGCTGGCTGTAAAGATTCCCGGGCAATGGAGAGAACGTTTATTCCCAATATATATTGCTTGCAGTTTGTTAGCACTAATGGTCTTCCAACTGATACCCCTTCCTCCATCCATCTGGACCGGATTGCCGGGACGACAAATTTTCTCGGATATCGCAAATATTGCCGGAATTGAACAGCCTTGGCGACCGCTGTCGCTGTCACCATCTAGAACTTTGAATAGTTTGTTTTCGCTTGCAGTTCCTATCGCAGCGATGATGCTTTATCTCAACCTCGATAATGAATATCGGAAGCGTGCGATCCCTGTTATTATCATTTTATGCGCAGTTAGTGGGCTTTGGGCTGTGTTCCAAATGGTCGGTCCATCGCGTGGACCTCTATACCTCTACCGAATAACCAATTTTGGAAGCGGAGTTGGTCTTTTTGCCAATCGAAATCATCAAGCTGTGGTGCTTTCCTGTGCAATCGTAATGTTGGGCTGGTATGCTGCATCCCAAAAACCCAACGCTAAACTGGCGGTATTAAAGCTTTACGCAAGCATCGCGACTATGCTTGTTTTTATCCCACTGATTTTTGTGACAGGGTCTCGAGCGGGCTTGTTGTTGATGGTACCGAGTTTGTTATTTGCTCTATTTTTCATCTATTTCGGACGATATAATTCACGCAACGCTCGTCGACAGAATCGCCCTCGAAATCGAAAACAAAGGTTCGTTTCGCCGCGCCAAGTCATTTTATTTGTAAGTGGCTCTGCAATCATTGGTTTTGCAGCGCTGTCCGTTATATTTTCCCGTTCACTAGCATATGACAGGCTTTTTAACAGTGGTGGCATCAACGAATTGAGGATACAAGTATTGCCGACGCTAATTACTATGATCAGGGATTATATGCCTTGGGGGAGTGGCTTTGGTTCATTTGAGCACGTTTACAAAATTTATGAACCACTGAAATTGCTCAATCCCAGCTACTTCAACCAAGCACATAACGACTGGCTTCAATATCCAATTGAAGGAGGAGCCGCAGCCGTTTTGATTGCTGTTCTTGGTGGCTGCTGGTTCTTGATACGTCTCACGCAATTAGCTAAAAACTGGCGATTCTCCCGCCATGAAAAGTATGCCGCAATAATGTGTATTTCCATAATGCTGTTTCTTCTCGCTGCAAGTATTGGCGATTATCCTCTTCGAGTACCTTCAGTAATCGCCTTATTCGCGGTTCTAGCTTGCATTTTCAACGATAGCGTTCGCGCTGTTCAGCTAAGCGAAATGAGGCAATTACAATAA
- a CDS encoding polysaccharide biosynthesis/export family protein, whose product MTIINRLLLLFFLLLLPSCGGQTVLGESPNVTLVSSEGLPEPTRVDLLSSNRPYLIGPFDKLKIDVFGIEDLSKEVQIDASGRLSFPLIGVVRASGRTPGELADELEKKLQGRYVRNPQVTINLEETVSQVITVDGQVSKPGLYPVIGRMTLMRAVATAGGTGEFAKLNDVVIFRNVNGQQLAGLYNLKAIRRGNYGDPEVFANDVIVVGDSQAKRLFQQLIEASPLITTPLIILLQRR is encoded by the coding sequence ATGACGATTATAAACCGCTTATTGCTGCTGTTTTTTCTATTACTGCTGCCTTCATGCGGGGGCCAGACGGTGCTAGGCGAAAGCCCTAACGTTACCCTTGTGTCCAGCGAGGGCTTGCCCGAGCCTACTCGTGTTGATTTGTTAAGTTCTAATCGCCCTTACCTGATTGGGCCTTTTGACAAGCTGAAAATTGACGTTTTCGGGATCGAGGATTTGAGTAAGGAAGTGCAGATTGATGCCAGCGGGCGTTTGTCTTTTCCTCTCATCGGAGTTGTGAGAGCTTCCGGCCGTACACCGGGAGAACTGGCGGATGAGTTAGAAAAAAAACTGCAAGGCCGCTATGTCCGAAACCCGCAAGTAACGATCAATCTAGAAGAGACTGTTAGTCAGGTCATTACGGTTGATGGACAAGTTTCCAAACCCGGACTGTACCCAGTTATTGGCCGTATGACACTGATGCGCGCGGTTGCTACGGCAGGTGGCACAGGAGAGTTCGCAAAGTTGAATGACGTGGTTATTTTTCGGAACGTTAATGGGCAACAACTAGCAGGCCTGTACAATCTAAAAGCCATTCGCCGGGGAAATTATGGCGACCCAGAGGTTTTTGCTAATGATGTAATTGTAGTGGGTGATTCTCAGGCCAAGCGCTTGTTCCAGCAGCTCATTGAAGCCTCACCGCTCATAACAACACCGCTAATCATATTGTTACAAAGAAGATAA
- a CDS encoding GumC family protein, translating to MIDEKAAVLVPDPYKDQEQVTPILLQYWQAAHRYKLAIAIIVAACMALGIIVTLLMTPYYNSISRIEISRDQDKVTNVEGLQADDSGSRNLEFYQTQYSLLEARSLAERVVRAQNLSTRDSFFEAFNVDPSDSGMLSGSDNIQSAAQRKEPLKLAIELLQKNITISPIRGSSLVDVGFQSPDPRLSAEIANAWIEQFIASNMDRRFNSTADARNFLLEQLDELRQKLQDSERNLSTYSDKKEIITLSSEKNDSGKTVSQRTLASANLEMANAALAEAMSDRIIAESEARQSSGNENALTNSALNNLRAERAKAQAEYAKLAVQFEPEYPAVKAMASQITALSQSIVAEETRSRAGTSARYREAVEREQKLQTEVNRLKRQFSGERRDSIQYNIFQREVDTNRQLYDGLLQRYKEIGVAGVGSNNISVVDRAEPAEEPSSPNLLLNLALALLAGVGLAVSYVLVLEQIDQTVKDPAELKSKLGIASLGSIPDFDKEDILLSLTDKKSVAWEAYLSIRTSLGFLTDHGVPRSFLLTSTRPNEGKSTSAFALAAVLASARKRILLIDGDMRNPSLHKMLGSDNDAGLSNFLSGTNDLEQLISKKTAHEFDIMTAGPIPPNAAELLSGPRMNELVAKLNEIYDTIIIDAPPVLGLADIPLLADSVEGVIYTIEAGGVKLRGIQSGLERVRSSRAHVFGGIVTKIQSQHSGYGYSYQYSYGSEQAVET from the coding sequence ATGATAGACGAAAAAGCAGCTGTATTAGTACCAGATCCGTATAAGGATCAAGAACAAGTAACGCCAATACTATTGCAATATTGGCAGGCGGCTCATCGATACAAACTCGCCATTGCGATAATTGTAGCAGCCTGCATGGCGCTTGGAATCATCGTGACGCTGCTGATGACGCCTTATTACAACTCGATTTCACGGATTGAGATTAGCCGGGATCAGGACAAGGTCACCAACGTCGAAGGTTTGCAGGCCGATGATAGTGGCAGCCGAAACCTGGAATTTTATCAGACGCAATATTCGTTATTGGAAGCCCGCTCACTGGCCGAGCGCGTTGTTCGCGCTCAAAATCTCTCTACACGCGATAGTTTTTTTGAAGCCTTTAATGTCGATCCTAGTGATTCTGGCATGCTGTCTGGAAGTGATAACATACAATCTGCCGCTCAGCGAAAAGAACCACTTAAACTCGCTATCGAACTGTTACAAAAAAACATTACTATCTCACCAATTCGTGGTTCTAGCCTCGTAGACGTTGGCTTTCAAAGCCCTGACCCCCGACTATCTGCCGAAATAGCTAACGCTTGGATTGAGCAATTTATTGCGTCCAATATGGATAGGCGCTTCAATTCAACGGCAGACGCGAGAAATTTCCTATTGGAACAGCTAGATGAGCTCAGACAGAAACTGCAAGATTCTGAGCGTAATCTTTCAACATATTCTGATAAAAAAGAAATTATTACGCTTTCATCAGAAAAAAATGACAGCGGAAAAACAGTGTCGCAGAGAACACTGGCATCAGCAAATTTGGAGATGGCTAACGCCGCACTGGCAGAAGCGATGTCTGACCGCATTATTGCCGAAAGCGAAGCTCGCCAGAGTTCCGGGAATGAAAACGCTCTTACAAATAGCGCGCTCAACAATCTTCGTGCAGAACGTGCGAAGGCTCAAGCCGAATATGCCAAACTCGCGGTTCAGTTTGAGCCCGAGTATCCGGCGGTAAAAGCTATGGCATCTCAGATTACAGCACTTAGTCAAAGTATTGTCGCGGAAGAGACGCGCTCTCGTGCAGGAACTTCCGCCCGATATAGAGAGGCTGTCGAACGAGAGCAAAAACTGCAAACTGAGGTCAATCGACTGAAGCGTCAGTTTAGTGGCGAACGCCGAGATTCAATTCAGTATAATATTTTCCAGCGGGAAGTTGATACGAACCGGCAACTTTATGATGGTCTGTTACAGCGATACAAAGAAATTGGTGTCGCCGGTGTCGGATCAAATAATATTTCAGTTGTCGATCGTGCAGAGCCCGCGGAGGAACCCTCCAGCCCAAACCTTCTGCTGAATTTAGCTTTGGCACTGCTTGCAGGTGTTGGCCTAGCCGTTTCTTATGTCTTAGTGCTCGAGCAAATTGACCAGACAGTGAAAGATCCGGCTGAGCTCAAGTCCAAATTGGGCATTGCTTCACTTGGTTCCATTCCTGATTTCGATAAAGAGGACATTTTGCTTAGCCTTACCGACAAAAAATCAGTGGCTTGGGAAGCCTATCTTTCGATACGCACCAGTCTCGGTTTTCTGACAGACCATGGTGTCCCGCGCTCTTTTCTGCTTACCAGTACACGTCCTAATGAAGGTAAGAGCACCTCTGCATTCGCTCTCGCGGCAGTCCTAGCCAGCGCTCGAAAGCGTATTTTGTTGATCGATGGCGATATGCGTAATCCATCTCTGCACAAAATGCTCGGATCCGATAATGACGCCGGATTGAGCAATTTTCTGTCAGGCACCAACGATTTGGAGCAACTAATATCTAAAAAGACAGCGCATGAATTTGATATCATGACAGCTGGCCCTATACCGCCCAATGCAGCCGAACTTCTTAGTGGTCCGCGCATGAATGAACTGGTCGCAAAGCTTAACGAAATATATGATACCATTATTATAGATGCTCCCCCCGTTCTTGGGCTGGCAGATATCCCGCTTTTAGCCGACTCAGTGGAAGGCGTGATTTATACTATCGAAGCAGGCGGAGTGAAACTACGTGGCATCCAGTCCGGGCTGGAGCGAGTACGTAGTTCACGTGCGCATGTATTTGGCGGAATTGTGACAAAGATTCAATCGCAACATTCTGGATATGGTTATTCTTATCAGTACAGCTATGGGAGCGAGCAAGCGGTAGAAACTTGA
- a CDS encoding sugar transferase, whose translation MKRLFDILLAMALFGPAVILIFFAVIWIRLESSGPAIFRQIRVGKHQRPFTMLKLRTMQSGTGDRASHETSASHITRAGKWLRQTKVDELPQIWSVFIGDMSFVGPRPCLPIQNELIDARERLNVFSVSPGITGPAQIANVDMSTPEKLADIDAFYVAERSFGRDLGYIWNTAFGKGRGDAISR comes from the coding sequence GTGAAGCGTCTGTTTGATATACTCTTAGCAATGGCGTTGTTCGGTCCGGCCGTAATTCTGATATTTTTCGCTGTAATTTGGATTAGGTTAGAGAGTTCAGGACCGGCCATCTTTAGACAGATTCGTGTGGGCAAACATCAAAGACCGTTTACGATGCTTAAATTAAGAACGATGCAATCGGGTACTGGTGACCGGGCTTCCCATGAGACATCCGCATCACATATCACAAGAGCAGGGAAATGGTTGAGACAAACTAAGGTCGATGAACTACCACAAATTTGGTCTGTCTTTATCGGTGACATGAGCTTTGTCGGTCCGCGACCATGTCTACCAATACAGAACGAACTTATCGACGCACGAGAGCGTTTAAATGTATTTTCTGTTTCGCCTGGAATTACTGGTCCGGCACAAATCGCGAATGTTGATATGTCCACGCCCGAAAAACTAGCAGATATAGACGCATTTTATGTAGCAGAACGATCATTTGGCCGCGATCTTGGCTACATCTGGAATACAGCGTTCGGCAAAGGGAGAGGTGATGCGATTAGTCGATAA
- a CDS encoding NAD-dependent epimerase/dehydratase family protein gives MKIAIAGSSGFVGSSIRDAIRKRGHKVHVITRSELEQKPEDLRLSLGQCDWVINCAGSTRIGNAVDRRANTHLPAELYDKLHDCITDGYLHISSVAAIGSVSQPGEWITEDYVESPNSEYGHTKLEGDKRLRNLGNSGIKICILRPPILYGAKAGGVFGILRKCALNGLPLPFANLSNLRHFMFIDNFAGAVVAAIEAQLEGIYITVDHEPLSPARIYDLMTTIAGKGTRTFSLGPIVKPILKLLLRSRASSLLDDACYQDAKFKRQTGYVPSYSMREAFEITMRPY, from the coding sequence ATGAAAATTGCAATCGCAGGCTCTTCCGGTTTTGTTGGGTCATCAATCCGCGACGCCATACGCAAGCGGGGTCATAAAGTCCATGTTATTACGAGGTCTGAGCTAGAACAAAAACCGGAAGATCTTCGGCTATCGCTAGGTCAATGTGATTGGGTAATAAATTGCGCGGGTAGCACTCGCATTGGCAATGCTGTGGACCGTAGAGCGAATACACATCTACCCGCAGAATTATACGATAAATTACACGATTGTATTACTGATGGGTATCTACACATTAGCAGTGTCGCTGCAATCGGGAGCGTCAGTCAACCAGGAGAATGGATTACCGAAGATTATGTTGAAAGTCCGAATTCTGAATATGGCCACACTAAACTTGAAGGTGACAAACGGTTGCGAAATTTGGGCAACAGCGGCATCAAAATATGTATCTTGCGTCCACCGATTTTATATGGAGCCAAAGCCGGTGGAGTCTTTGGAATACTGAGAAAATGTGCATTGAATGGATTGCCGTTACCATTTGCAAACTTAAGCAACCTTCGTCATTTCATGTTCATAGATAATTTTGCGGGGGCGGTAGTAGCAGCGATCGAAGCGCAGCTTGAGGGAATCTACATAACAGTGGATCATGAGCCTCTAAGCCCGGCTAGAATCTATGACCTTATGACCACTATTGCCGGCAAAGGAACAAGGACGTTTAGCCTTGGTCCAATAGTTAAACCTATACTAAAATTGCTTCTAAGAAGCCGCGCATCTAGCTTGCTAGACGATGCTTGCTATCAGGATGCTAAATTTAAGCGGCAGACGGGTTACGTGCCGAGTTATTCAATGCGCGAGGCGTTTGAAATTACGATGCGGCCTTACTGA
- a CDS encoding glycosyltransferase family 4 protein, with protein sequence MSVILINGSHPDYLINLRGPLISDLIARGHVVHVTSPNIRHQESAALSSLGAISHNVNLERRSLNPLADLRYLFDIVSLIKKEKPDFVLGYTIKPNIWGTYAAALCQVDSAVMVTGLGYAFVPTGGTKQRIGKKVIHKLYRLATNKNKAVIFQNTDDRNDFTAQGCLSDIKKAKVVNGSGVDTDYYSPTPLPEKPVFLLVARLLISKGVRDYATAAVSILAKRQDCRFLIAGFLDNGPDSISQEELDSWISSGIEFVGHLDDVRPAISSASVYVLPSYREGTPRTVLEASAMGRAAIVTDVPGCRETIVDGETGYLVPVRDANALEAAMLALANDADLRSKMGAAAREFCDEKYAVGKVNDALIGYLGL encoded by the coding sequence ATGTCTGTTATATTGATCAACGGATCTCATCCCGACTACCTCATAAATTTACGTGGTCCTCTGATATCTGATCTGATTGCTCGTGGACATGTTGTCCATGTCACATCTCCCAATATAAGACACCAAGAATCGGCTGCATTATCGTCTCTTGGTGCCATATCACACAATGTGAATCTTGAAAGACGAAGTCTCAACCCTTTAGCAGATCTAAGATACCTCTTTGACATCGTATCCTTGATAAAAAAGGAGAAGCCGGATTTCGTCCTTGGTTATACAATAAAACCAAACATCTGGGGAACCTACGCGGCGGCCCTATGTCAGGTCGATTCCGCTGTAATGGTGACTGGACTCGGATATGCGTTTGTTCCCACTGGAGGTACCAAACAACGTATCGGTAAAAAGGTCATCCACAAGCTTTATCGACTTGCAACCAATAAGAATAAGGCGGTGATTTTCCAGAACACTGACGACCGAAACGATTTCACCGCACAAGGTTGTCTAAGTGACATTAAAAAGGCGAAAGTTGTGAACGGGTCAGGTGTCGACACAGATTATTACTCGCCGACCCCGCTTCCTGAAAAACCGGTGTTCTTGTTGGTTGCGCGGTTGCTTATATCGAAAGGAGTTAGAGACTACGCGACCGCAGCCGTTAGTATTTTAGCTAAACGTCAGGATTGCCGCTTTTTGATTGCAGGGTTTTTGGATAATGGCCCCGATAGCATAAGTCAGGAGGAATTGGACTCGTGGATTTCCAGCGGTATCGAATTTGTTGGTCATCTCGATGATGTTCGACCAGCGATTTCAAGTGCCAGTGTCTATGTTTTACCTTCCTACCGTGAAGGAACGCCCCGCACTGTACTGGAAGCTTCGGCAATGGGTAGAGCGGCGATCGTGACAGATGTTCCTGGCTGTAGGGAAACGATAGTCGATGGCGAAACAGGGTATTTAGTACCGGTGAGAGACGCAAACGCTTTAGAAGCGGCTATGTTGGCTTTAGCAAATGATGCAGACTTACGATCAAAGATGGGGGCAGCTGCTCGAGAGTTTTGTGACGAGAAGTATGCGGTTGGAAAGGTAAACGATGCCCTGATCGGCTACCTCGGTCTATAG
- a CDS encoding SDR family oxidoreductase → MTSIDSSSKVSESFLKLVSMQQRTWLITGVAGFIGSNLLETLLLANQNVRGLDNFSTGYQANLEEVRKNVGGDNWSRFHFTEGDICSSDICLNAVRDVDYVLHQAALGSVPRSLADPLMTNQVNINGFLNMLDASRVAGVKSFVYAASSSTYGDEPNLPKIENRIGNPLSPYAVTKYVNELYAGVYARSYGFKAIGLRYFNVFGPRQDPNGAYAAVIPKWTAAMIANGDVHINGDGETSRDFCFVANAVQANLRAALSSEDCHNEVYNVAIGDRTTLNDLFNALKESLAELQIHYAKEPVYTEFRAGDVRHSQADISKAREKIGYEPTHRIKDGINSAMPWYVHSFHGETA, encoded by the coding sequence ATGACGAGCATCGACTCAAGTTCCAAAGTGTCAGAATCTTTTTTAAAACTCGTCAGTATGCAGCAAAGGACTTGGCTAATAACCGGAGTTGCCGGTTTTATTGGATCCAATCTTCTTGAGACGTTGTTGCTTGCGAACCAAAATGTGCGTGGCCTAGACAATTTTTCGACAGGCTATCAGGCCAATCTGGAAGAGGTTCGAAAAAATGTCGGCGGAGATAATTGGTCACGCTTTCATTTTACAGAGGGTGATATATGCTCTTCTGACATTTGCCTGAATGCGGTGCGTGATGTTGATTATGTCTTGCACCAGGCTGCTCTGGGATCTGTGCCCCGCTCGTTGGCGGACCCTCTCATGACCAATCAAGTAAATATCAACGGTTTTCTCAATATGTTGGATGCTTCAAGAGTGGCGGGCGTAAAGAGCTTTGTCTACGCCGCATCCAGTTCGACTTACGGTGATGAACCCAACTTACCCAAGATCGAAAATCGTATAGGCAACCCTCTATCGCCTTATGCAGTCACCAAATATGTGAACGAGCTTTATGCGGGCGTCTACGCGCGAAGTTACGGTTTCAAAGCAATTGGCCTTAGGTATTTCAATGTTTTTGGGCCACGACAGGATCCGAACGGCGCCTATGCCGCTGTAATACCGAAGTGGACTGCGGCGATGATCGCGAACGGGGATGTTCACATCAACGGCGATGGCGAAACTAGTCGTGATTTCTGCTTTGTAGCAAACGCGGTGCAAGCCAACTTACGCGCCGCATTGTCTTCAGAAGACTGCCATAACGAGGTTTACAACGTAGCGATTGGCGATCGCACGACGCTTAATGATCTTTTTAATGCGTTGAAAGAAAGCTTGGCTGAATTACAAATTCACTATGCAAAAGAACCGGTTTATACCGAATTTAGGGCGGGTGACGTCCGACATAGCCAAGCGGATATCAGTAAGGCACGGGAGAAGATCGGATATGAGCCCACACATCGGATTAAAGACGGTATCAATTCTGCTATGCCATGGTACGTGCATAGTTTTCATGGTGAGACCGCATAA
- a CDS encoding nucleotide sugar dehydrogenase: MQETIVVLGLGYVGLPVAVALSKEFDGVVGFDTSLRRVESLQSGHDWTGEISDDDLSSSSLSITNDPDVIAKSTFLIVTVPTPIDAENRPDLDPIRTSCEIIGRKLRKGSVVVFESTVYPGVTEDICGPLLEKLSGLKRGEDFFLGYSPERINPGDKVHRLETITKIVAAENDHSLERVKSVYGPIIEAGLHVAPTIKVAEAAKVIENTQRDLNIALMNELALIFDLLNIDTSDVLKAAGTKWNFLPFTPGLVGGHCIGVDPYYLTSVAEKAGYRPEVILAGRRINNSIASYVAQKTVKMLTRAGHNLASAKIGIFGLTFKPDVPDIRNSKVPNIVRELEEFGIVALVHDPLANPKDAKSEYQIDLCGIEDMGSLDAIILAVAHDEYKENADAIKGLLKSDGVILEVMPVFDRNKMADSGNSWRL; the protein is encoded by the coding sequence ATGCAAGAGACAATTGTCGTTCTTGGCCTAGGTTATGTAGGCCTGCCCGTCGCGGTCGCTCTGTCAAAAGAATTTGATGGTGTCGTTGGCTTTGACACGTCCTTGAGACGCGTAGAATCTTTGCAATCAGGCCACGATTGGACAGGAGAAATTTCGGATGATGATCTGTCCTCTTCATCACTAAGCATTACCAATGATCCCGATGTTATTGCCAAAAGCACTTTTCTGATTGTGACTGTTCCAACACCAATTGATGCTGAAAACCGACCTGATCTTGACCCAATCCGCACTAGCTGTGAGATTATCGGTCGAAAGCTTAGAAAAGGATCAGTCGTAGTTTTTGAATCAACGGTTTACCCTGGTGTTACCGAGGATATTTGCGGCCCGCTGTTGGAAAAACTTTCTGGCCTGAAGCGCGGAGAAGACTTCTTTTTGGGTTACTCACCCGAACGCATTAACCCCGGCGATAAAGTGCACAGATTGGAGACGATCACAAAAATTGTCGCAGCAGAGAATGACCATTCACTCGAACGCGTAAAATCCGTTTACGGCCCTATCATTGAAGCCGGACTGCACGTCGCACCGACCATCAAAGTGGCAGAAGCGGCAAAAGTGATCGAAAACACGCAACGTGACCTCAACATTGCTTTGATGAATGAACTAGCGTTGATTTTTGATTTGCTGAATATAGACACTAGCGACGTTTTGAAAGCTGCGGGTACGAAGTGGAACTTTCTTCCATTTACTCCTGGCCTTGTGGGCGGGCATTGTATCGGTGTTGATCCCTATTATCTGACATCTGTAGCCGAGAAAGCAGGGTATCGGCCCGAGGTTATTTTGGCTGGACGCCGTATTAATAACAGTATCGCAAGCTATGTTGCGCAAAAAACTGTAAAGATGCTTACCCGCGCAGGACACAATCTAGCTAGTGCAAAAATTGGTATTTTTGGTCTAACTTTCAAACCAGATGTGCCTGATATTCGAAATTCCAAAGTTCCAAATATCGTTCGAGAGCTAGAGGAATTCGGCATTGTAGCGCTAGTCCATGATCCATTAGCCAATCCCAAAGATGCGAAATCTGAATATCAAATCGATCTGTGCGGCATCGAAGATATGGGTTCGTTGGATGCGATCATTCTCGCTGTAGCGCATGATGAATATAAGGAAAATGCTGATGCCATAAAGGGTTTGCTCAAAAGTGATGGCGTAATCCTAGAAGTGATGCCCGTTTTTGATAGAAATAAGATGGCCGATAGCGGCAATAGCTGGCGACTTTGA